The window TGGCATGGAAGAATTGAATATTGGGCATACCATTGTCAGCCGCGCTGCCCTTGTGGGGATGGAGCGAGCCGTCCGTGAGATGAAATCTGCAATTCAGGGAAGATAATCATGCAAACGTACTACTATGTCCTTGCCAGTCAACGCTTCTTACTGGAGGAAGAACCGCTGGCTGAAGTTCTCAAAGAACGCCGTCGCAACTATCAGGAGCGAGAAAAAGCACTGGATTTCTGGCTGGTAAAACAACCCGCCTTTTTAGCGGCTCCTGAAATGGCATCGGTGCAGGCTCAATGTCCCCAGCCCTGTGCCGCCGTGATTTCCACCGACCAACAATTCATCATCTGGTTAAAACTGCGACTTGAGTTTGTTCTCACCGGGGAATTTCCAGCTCCCTCCGCCACCATTGCCGATCCCTTGGCATCCTTAGAAGCCGTTGTCTGATCTGAGCCAGCGGCCATTTCTGAACCCAGGGAGGCCATTGGCCAGGAGGCAGCCCTCCAACCTTGATGCTTGTTGTTTCGGGAAGAAACGATCTATGTCACCGGAGCCATCTCAGCAGCCAGAGCCAGAACCAACACCCAGAGTATCTGTCCTGTCAAAGGTTCAGCAACTCTGGCATCAAGCTCAACCCCGATTGAGAACCAAAACCATACAGCTTTTACGCACCGCGATTCAAGCCCTAGAAGCAGTGGCCGAAAAGTTAGAAGTGGAA of the Neosynechococcus sphagnicola sy1 genome contains:
- a CDS encoding MgPME-cyclase complex family protein gives rise to the protein MQTYYYVLASQRFLLEEEPLAEVLKERRRNYQEREKALDFWLVKQPAFLAAPEMASVQAQCPQPCAAVISTDQQFIIWLKLRLEFVLTGEFPAPSATIADPLASLEAVV